A stretch of DNA from Phragmitibacter flavus:
TCTGGAGAAACGGGCGGAGGAGCAGGCGCGTGCGGCGTCGCAGGCGCGGGTGGCGGCAGCGGTTCCCGTGGCGAAAGTGGCTCCGGCAGCGGTGACGAATGCGAAGGCGGCTGCGGATGAGACGGTGGTGTCGGGCAAGGACAAGGAGCGTCGGCGTTTGGATGCGTTGCGCCGGCAGGAAAAAACGCAGGTGTTGAAACCTTTGCAGGCGAAGCTTAAGGAGGTGGAGGGGCTGATCGAGACCATTGAAAAGGACAAGGCGATCCAGTTGGGATTGATGAATGCTCCGGGGTATGGCGAAGATGCGGGAGCCGCGCGGGAGATCGCGATGAAGTATGCGGAGTTGGAGAAGTCGTTGAGCCGGGCGTATTCGCAGTGGTCGGAAGTCAGCGAGGAACTGGAGCGTGTGGAGGCGAAATTTGCGGAAGATTAGGAAAAAGGTGCGCTTATTTTTTTCAATAGCCTTATTTCAATTGGGCAAAGAGCGAAAAACGCGACCGTTTGTGCAGATCGGTTCGATGAATTTTCGACGTAAAAGCAGCGTTGGCCTGTCTAATGCGTCTAAATCACACATGATGGCTTGAAAATGTCATCAGACAGGGTGAAGAAGGGTTCGATTCTCAATTTATGCTAGGATTAAAGGTTCAAGACAACGCGGAATTTGGGGCTGAGATTATTCGTAAAGTGCGCGAAAAAGGCGGCCTTTCACGGGTGGAATTGGCGCGTGAATTGGGGGTGGCGGCTTCAACGATTGGTCGACATGTGGATGCGCTGGTTTCGGGGCAGTATTTTACGGAGACCGTGGAACCAACTCGTGAGGCGGGCAGACCTCCCACCCGCTTGCGTCCGAATGCGGGGAGAGGCTGTTTTGTAGGGGTGGATTTTTATTCCAGCAGCCTGTATGCGACGGCGGTGGACTTTGCGCAGCACAACATTGTGCAGAAAAGTTATGAGCTGAATGGCAAGGCGGGGGTGGATTTTGTTTTGGAGGAGCTGGCCGGAGCATTGAAGGACATGAGCAGTGCGGCAGGAATGCCGGTGCTGGCGGTGGGTTTGGCGACTCCGGGTCGCGTGGATGCGTCTCGCGGCGTGGCATTGCATTATGCGCAGGTGCCTGGTTTTCTTGATGTGCCGTTGGCGGAGAAGATGCAGGAGGTCACCGGGGCGAAGACGTTTGTTGAGAACAACATTCGCACGATGGCGCTGGCGGAACGCTGGTTTGGCGTGGCGCGGGGTTGTCAGGAGTTGATCTGTCTTGGGGTGCGTGTGGGGATCACGGCGGGGATTGTGCATCAAGGCCAGTTGTCGACCGGTTATCGCGGTCTGGGTGGAGAGGTGCGGGGGATGAATTGTCCGGTTTACGATGCGCAGAAGGACGAGTGGTCCTGGGGCGCGGACAATGCGATTGAGACGACGGCAAGTGTGCCGGCAGTGTTGTCGCGTTATTTCCAATTGAGTGGCGAAGAGGTGGAGATGGAAGCGTTTTTGGCCGCGGTGGAGGGCCGGGTTCCGGCAGCCATGATTGCCTTGAAAGAGGCGGCGGCGGTGCATGGTTGGTTGATCACGCAAATGGCGCAGGTGACCGATCCTGAGATGGTGGTGTTGTCGGGTCCGCTGACAAAGATGGGTGACGTTTATCTGGATGTGGTGAAGGAGATGTCCGCACTTTTCGCGAGCAACTATTACCCGCAGGTGCCGATTCATTTGTCGGAACTGGGTGAATTTGCGGGTGCGGTCGGTGCGGCGGGGTTGGCGCTGGAGCGCTGGCGGCCGGATGACATGGGCTGATGAATGAGCGGTCTCCAAGGAGGAGACGGGGACAAAAAATGCCGCCGGTTGGGAGATTCGGGTGATCGACGGCCGGAGCGCCCGCCTCGCAATCTCCATCAGATGATGCGCGACTGACGGCGGCGACGGCTCACGACAAGAGCGCCAAGTCCGACGAGGGCAAGGAGCGTTTTTGAGGGCTCAGGAATGGCGGCGACGGAGATGACGCCGGTGGAGAGAAAGTTGCTGACGTCCCAGAGACGGGTGAGGGAGCTGATGTCGGGCAGGTCGAATTGCAGACCATTGTCGCTGCTGCCATCGCGGAGGTTGGTTCCGACATCAAAGGTCCCGGCCAGGGTGCCGGACCAGCCGAGCAGGGTGAAGCTGTTGCCGACGGCGAAAGCGGTGTCAAAGGCTCCGGTGCCGGTGGTGAGGCTGGTGGTGACGTTAACATTGCCGTCGAGGGTCAGGGCATCAGCAGTGGTGATGTTGATGCGGTCATTGTCGCCTGCGCCTTCAATTTGGAGGACGGCGGTGCCGCCCGTGTTGAGGGCGAGTTGTGACAGCGTGATGGTGCCGGTGAGTCCGCCACCGTCGTCGCCGGGTCGGAGAAAGCCGCTGGTGATGGTGGTGGATCCGTTGATGGTGCCGGTGCCGGAGAGGCTGGCAGCGGCGTTGTTGACGGTGACAGCGCTGCCTGCGCCGAGGGAGCCCACGCCACCGAGGCCAACCTGGAGTGTGCCACCGGAAATGGTGGTGGCACCGGTGTAGGTGTTGACGCCGCTGAGGACCTGGGTGCCGGTGCCGAGTTTGGTGAGGGCGATGACTCCGTCGTTGGTTGCGGGGACGGCGTTGTTGGTGATGATGCCGGAGAAGGTGCCGGAAGCATTGCCACTTCCGACGCGCAGGTTGCGTTGGGTGGTGCCGCCGGTTTGATCGCTTTCTGAGGTGATGGTGCCGCCTCCGGTGAGGGCACCGGTGGTAAAATTCACAGGGGTGGCGTTGTTGTTGGTGGCGAGAATGAGAGTCGCACCGGTGGCAACGGTGGTTTCGCCGAGCTGATGGTCGCCCGGTGAGGTGCCAGATTTGATAAAGGCGAGAATGCCTTCCGAGACGTTGGTGGCTTCAAGAATGGCGGCGGCTCCGGTGGTGGCGGTATTGGTTCCGCCCAGGGTAAGGGCTCCGCTGCCGAGTTTGGTAAGGATGTGACCGGCACCGCTGATGGTGTGACCGGTCATGGTCAGGCGGGTGCTGCCAAGGACGGTGATTTCGATGTCGTTGGTGAGGGTGATGACGGGGGTTCCGGCGTTGAAAGTGCCGATAGTGGTGTTGTTGCCGGAGGTGCTGCCAACAGTGCCGTAGGTGAAGCTGCCGTTGAGCACCTTGTTGAAGATGCCGGTGACGGTGAGGCCGGTGCCGCTGTTGTTGAGGATGCCGCCGTTGATGGTGAAAGTGCCGGTGCCAAGGGCGGTGGCATTGCGGAGATTGAGCGTGCCGGAGGTGAGCGTGACGCCGCCGCTGAAGGTATTGGCCCCTGACAGGGTCCAGACTCCAGTCCCGGATTTTTCAATGGCGAGGGTGCCGATGCCGTCGCTGATGATGCCGCTAATTTCGGAACCGGTATTGATGCCGTTGAGGGTGAGCAGGGCGGTTCCGACAACGCCAGTGCTGACGCCGTTGAACACTTTGATGGCGACGGCAGCGGGATTGGTGGTGGAACTGGTCCAGGTCTGGTTGGCTTGAAGGCTGAGATTGACGGCATTGACGAGGGGGTCGGTATTGGAACCGATGTTGAACGCTCCGCGCACGTGGTTGATGCCGCTGGCACCAAGGTTGAGGGTTTGGGCAGTGCCGCCGCCAAGGAGGGTGGTGACGAAATTGTTGGAGGTGTTGGTGGCGAGGCCCAGGGCGGATTGGGTTCCGTTCAGGTTGACGATTTGGTCGACGGTGGCGGTGGTGGTGCCGAAAATGGCGATGTCG
This window harbors:
- a CDS encoding beta strand repeat-containing protein, which translates into the protein MPHASAVNLFWDGSGTSWADPTSWSTLQTAATPDPANPPGASDIAIFGTTTATVDQIVNLNGTQSALGLATNTSNNFVTTLLGGGTAQTLNLGASGINHVRGAFNIGSNTDPLVNAVNLSLQANQTWTSSTTNPAAVAIKVFNGVSTGVVGTALLTLNGINTGSEISGIISDGIGTLAIEKSGTGVWTLSGANTFSGGVTLTSGTLNLRNATALGTGTFTINGGILNNSGTGLTVTGIFNKVLNGSFTYGTVGSTSGNNTTIGTFNAGTPVITLTNDIEITVLGSTRLTMTGHTISGAGHILTKLGSGALTLGGTNTATTGAAAILEATNVSEGILAFIKSGTSPGDHQLGETTVATGATLILATNNNATPVNFTTGALTGGGTITSESDQTGGTTQRNLRVGSGNASGTFSGIITNNAVPATNDGVIALTKLGTGTQVLSGVNTYTGATTISGGTLQVGLGGVGSLGAGSAVTVNNAAASLSGTGTINGSTTITSGFLRPGDDGGGLTGTITLSQLALNTGGTAVLQIEGAGDNDRINITTADALTLDGNVNVTTSLTTGTGAFDTAFAVGNSFTLLGWSGTLAGTFDVGTNLRDGSSDNGLQFDLPDISSLTRLWDVSNFLSTGVISVAAIPEPSKTLLALVGLGALVVSRRRRQSRII
- a CDS encoding ROK family protein, which codes for MLGLKVQDNAEFGAEIIRKVREKGGLSRVELARELGVAASTIGRHVDALVSGQYFTETVEPTREAGRPPTRLRPNAGRGCFVGVDFYSSSLYATAVDFAQHNIVQKSYELNGKAGVDFVLEELAGALKDMSSAAGMPVLAVGLATPGRVDASRGVALHYAQVPGFLDVPLAEKMQEVTGAKTFVENNIRTMALAERWFGVARGCQELICLGVRVGITAGIVHQGQLSTGYRGLGGEVRGMNCPVYDAQKDEWSWGADNAIETTASVPAVLSRYFQLSGEEVEMEAFLAAVEGRVPAAMIALKEAAAVHGWLITQMAQVTDPEMVVLSGPLTKMGDVYLDVVKEMSALFASNYYPQVPIHLSELGEFAGAVGAAGLALERWRPDDMG